The genomic stretch AATCCCTATGACCAGTTTTACCATTTCTCCCCCCCAGTCTGTTCCCTCAGGGAATACCATAACTGCAATGCCGGAGCGCTTAACCGATTTTTTAGCTGCCTCTACGCCATGGGGAAGTGCAATTCCATTGCCGATATTTGTGGAAAACGTCAGTTCACGCTGAAGCATTGCTTCTATGTAGGATTCTTCTACACAGCCGCACTGATAAAGCAGCTGCCCTACCTCCCTTATTACCGCCTCCTTTTCCCCGGGTTTACAATTTAAACGGATATTCCCAAGTTCCAGAAGCTCTGCACTCTTCTCTACATTCTTTTTCCCGTAGCCAAACACGTTTCTTGCCCTCCTGTGTTAACTTTCTAACTAAATTATAGGGGTGTTATCTCCTCCTTTTCAATGAAAACAAAATGGCATTTGGCGCCATCTGATAACGCCAAATCTGAAATCAACA from Lacrimispora sphenoides JCM 1415 encodes the following:
- a CDS encoding PTS sugar transporter subunit IIA, producing MFGYGKKNVEKSAELLELGNIRLNCKPGEKEAVIREVGQLLYQCGCVEESYIEAMLQRELTFSTNIGNGIALPHGVEAAKKSVKRSGIAVMVFPEGTDWGGEMVKLVIGIAGAGEEHLEILSIIADCLADPADVERITGCSAEEIHTMFTGKRCPQ